A DNA window from Hyphomicrobiales bacterium contains the following coding sequences:
- a CDS encoding SCO family protein, whose protein sequence is MKPLFAGLYITGLAALSFSAAAFFFAPQDEGAKIASASVSTPDNAAPSSSVAKPQTSSQTAALPNAPLSADDLQAALFGTNLGGSFDLIDHFGQPKQLEDYAGKHVMVFFGYANCLAICSAALPLMADTIDLLGDKAKADLVPLMITVDPENDTPDFMREKLAEYHPALVGMTGSEGQLADVRKKFQVRIEFVGTDIDNNPIYNHGSFIYLLGPDGKVKTLVPPILEPQQMADIMKKYILEEEAS, encoded by the coding sequence ATGAAACCGCTTTTTGCTGGTCTATACATAACAGGGCTTGCCGCACTTAGTTTTAGTGCGGCGGCCTTCTTTTTTGCGCCTCAAGATGAGGGAGCAAAGATCGCGAGTGCATCAGTGAGCACTCCGGACAATGCTGCGCCTTCTTCAAGTGTTGCAAAGCCGCAAACATCCTCGCAAACAGCAGCACTTCCAAATGCCCCGCTGTCAGCGGATGACCTCCAAGCAGCATTGTTTGGCACTAATCTCGGCGGTTCGTTCGATCTAATTGACCATTTTGGTCAGCCGAAACAGTTGGAAGATTATGCGGGCAAGCATGTGATGGTATTTTTTGGCTATGCCAATTGCCTCGCCATTTGCTCTGCTGCCTTGCCTTTGATGGCTGATACGATTGATTTGCTGGGCGATAAAGCCAAAGCAGACCTAGTGCCGCTGATGATCACGGTCGATCCTGAAAATGATACGCCTGACTTCATGCGTGAGAAACTGGCGGAATATCATCCAGCACTTGTCGGTATGACGGGTTCTGAAGGTCAGTTGGCGGATGTACGCAAGAAGTTTCAAGTGCGGATTGAATTTGTCGGGACAGATATTGACAATAACCCGATCTATAACCACGGCAGCTTCATCTATCTGCTTGGTCCAGACGGCAAAGTTAAAACCTTGGTGCCGCCGATCTTAGAGCCGCAACAAATGGCGGACATCATGAAGAAATATATTCTTGAAGAAGAGGCGAGCTAG
- a CDS encoding SDR family NAD(P)-dependent oxidoreductase, translated as MIDLTSFGEELNVAVVGSNGGIGSAIVKALTASQKVEVIFELGRTKPEKIGNKSVLISADMLDESSVIAAASAIKAPLDMVIVATGLLHDDDTGPEKTWRQFSVSDAEKIFRVNAFGPMLIAKHFLAKLNSEQKSVFAALSAKVGSISDNELGGWYTYRASKAALNQYIKCSAIELGRKNKNAICVGLHPGTVATDLSAPFQANVQPGKLFDQNKAATQLLSVLNDLEFPNSGNLISWDGSTITP; from the coding sequence TTGATAGATTTAACCAGTTTTGGCGAAGAGCTAAACGTTGCCGTCGTAGGTTCAAATGGTGGCATAGGATCAGCGATAGTCAAAGCGTTGACGGCCAGCCAAAAAGTTGAAGTAATTTTTGAACTGGGACGTACCAAGCCCGAAAAAATCGGAAATAAGTCCGTTCTTATCTCAGCCGATATGCTGGACGAAAGCAGCGTGATTGCAGCAGCCTCCGCCATTAAAGCGCCGTTGGATATGGTAATCGTGGCCACGGGCCTTTTGCATGACGATGATACAGGACCAGAGAAAACTTGGCGGCAATTTTCCGTGAGTGATGCTGAGAAAATATTTCGGGTAAATGCTTTTGGCCCAATGTTAATCGCTAAACATTTCTTGGCAAAATTAAACAGCGAACAAAAATCGGTCTTCGCCGCACTCTCAGCTAAGGTCGGGTCAATATCAGATAATGAACTAGGTGGCTGGTACACGTACCGCGCCTCCAAGGCGGCACTCAATCAATATATCAAATGTAGCGCGATAGAACTTGGGCGCAAAAACAAGAACGCCATCTGTGTTGGGTTACACCCCGGCACGGTCGCAACCGACCTGTCCGCGCCTTTTCAAGCCAATGTCCAGCCAGGCAAATTATTTGATCAAAACAAAGCCGCAACGCAATTGTTGTCAGTCCTAAATGATCTTGAGTTCCCCAATTCTGGCAATCTTATTTCATGGGACGGGTCAACCATAACACCATGA
- the prfB gene encoding peptide chain release factor 2 (programmed frameshift) has product MRAETLSTIEEIKQALSLLRRHLDWDSAVKRLAALNAKVEDPNLWDDAANAQKVMRERQQLDDQMSSVSKVETDLNDAIELIELGEMEDDADVVAEAEAGLADMLEMIARKQVETLLSGEADGNDTYIEVHSGAGGTESQDWASMLMRMYTRWAERSKYKVEVLEMQDGEEAGIKSVTLLIKGQNAYGWGKTESGVHRLVRISPFDSQNRRHTSFASVWVYPVVDDSIEIEVSESDVRIDTYRASGAGGQHVNTTDSAVRITHIETGIVAQCQNGRSQHQNKATAWQMLRARLYEEELKRREEEANATSVTKTDIGWGHQIRSYVLQPYQMVKDLRTGVESGNPQAVLDGDLDKYMEAALAQRVMGGGEPVEDLDA; this is encoded by the exons ATGCGCGCAGAAACCCTATCTACCATTGAAGAAATCAAGCAGGCTCTTAGCTTGCTAAGGAGGCATCTT GACTGGGATAGCGCCGTCAAACGATTAGCTGCGTTAAATGCCAAGGTCGAAGACCCAAACCTTTGGGACGATGCCGCCAACGCGCAAAAGGTTATGCGTGAGCGTCAACAACTAGATGACCAAATGTCATCTGTTTCCAAAGTTGAGACAGACCTTAATGACGCCATCGAGTTGATTGAACTTGGCGAGATGGAAGACGACGCCGATGTTGTCGCGGAAGCTGAGGCAGGTCTAGCCGACATGCTCGAGATGATTGCCCGCAAGCAGGTGGAAACGCTTCTATCTGGCGAAGCTGACGGCAATGACACCTATATTGAAGTCCATTCAGGCGCGGGCGGTACAGAAAGCCAAGATTGGGCGTCTATGCTCATGCGCATGTACACGCGCTGGGCTGAACGCAGCAAATACAAGGTTGAAGTGCTGGAGATGCAGGACGGCGAAGAAGCTGGCATCAAATCCGTGACTTTGTTGATTAAGGGCCAAAATGCCTATGGCTGGGGTAAGACAGAGTCAGGCGTACACCGTCTGGTCCGCATTTCCCCGTTTGATAGCCAAAATCGTCGCCACACCAGTTTTGCAAGCGTTTGGGTCTATCCCGTTGTTGACGATTCAATTGAGATAGAAGTGTCTGAAAGTGACGTGCGCATTGATACCTACCGTGCCTCTGGCGCAGGTGGGCAGCACGTTAATACGACCGATAGTGCTGTTCGTATCACTCATATTGAAACGGGCATCGTTGCCCAGTGTCAAAATGGTCGTTCACAGCACCAAAACAAAGCAACTGCTTGGCAAATGTTGCGCGCGCGGCTTTATGAAGAAGAGCTGAAACGTCGCGAAGAAGAAGCCAATGCCACGTCCGTCACCAAGACAGATATTGGTTGGGGCCACCAAATTCGCTCTTATGTGTTGCAGCCATACCAAATGGTCAAAGATTTGCGCACAGGCGTTGAAAGCGGAAATCCGCAAGCAGTCCTCGATGGTGACTTGGATAAATATATGGAAGCAGCGCTTGCTCAGCGGGTTATGGGCGGCGGTGAACCTGTCGAGGATTTGGACGCTTAG
- a CDS encoding indolepyruvate ferredoxin oxidoreductase family protein translates to MKHELPNAHVTLEDKYNAESGKVFMSGIQTLIRLPMTQIKRDRAAGLKTGGFISGYRGSPLGNYDQQLQKSKIWLDQHNVKFQPGVNEELAATAVWGSQQLHLSPGAEYDGVFGIWYGKGPGVDRSGDVFKHGNAAGSSKHGGVLCLAGDDHAAKSSTLPHQSDHAFMSAVMPMLYPSHAGEFLELGLAGIAMSRYSGCWTGMKVIADTIETTGVVDLAGEMRQFVEPTDFDMPEGGLNIRWPDDRWAQDQRLQEQKAYAALAWARANKLDHVVMDTKRPRIGIIASGKSYEDVRQALRELEIDEVTADRLGLRVYKVAMPWPLEPYGVREFAEGLDTILVVEERREIIENQIKQQLYNWTPNKRPTVIGKFDHEDKPLLPLGTELTTGVIARAICNLVMKVQMDSGLKEQLQKKLDWFARRAEMRKKHVAATERLPYFCSGCPHNSSTKLPDGSRALGGIGCHFMVLWMDRNTETFSHMGGEGIAWTGSAPYTKENHIFANLGDGTYFHSGSLAIRQAVSSGANITYKILYNDAVAMTGGQSVDGSLTPPQITHQLHHEGVNKIYLISDEPERYPQSSLAPGVTLGHRDTLDAAMLDLKETPGCTAIVYDQTCAAEKRRRRKRGLMEDPSKRVLINSAVCEGCGDCSVQSNCVSVEPLETPLGRKRKINQSSCNKDFSCVNGFCPSFVTVEGADLKKSEGLQNVDFSFLPDAQKTPALNKPYNIAVTGVGGTGVLTVGAIIGMAAHLDGKAANILDMSGIAQKGGAVISHLRLAENTEDIGSARLSTGSADLLIAADNVVAGTVDGVVLCEEDHTSGVVNSHLTPTQEFVRERDFDFQEYAVMGKIKDAVGDDLSTHNFTEIAEAACGDTIATNIMMVGYAYQTGKLPVTREAIERAVELNGVAVEFNLRAFNWGRLLAHDPERLKNLLGDSMPKHVVIPQTLEEIVEHRAQHLTKYQNKALAKRFRAFMAKCQDGTLNAGVSDTITVEIARNYAKLLSYKDEYEVARLFTTPEFEAEVAQTFEKGGRLNFHLAPPLMSKIDPNNGRPKKKKYGPSMLRMFRLMKKFKFLRGTPFDIFGYTEERRAERQLIKDYEKTIRHVLRQVSRKTESLGIEIAALPKDVRGYGPIKEKAIAEYYAKNADLMNRLDNPPAIEPKRLKEAAE, encoded by the coding sequence ATGAAGCACGAACTGCCGAATGCACATGTGACTTTGGAAGACAAGTACAACGCAGAAAGTGGTAAGGTCTTTATGAGTGGGATTCAAACCCTCATTCGCTTGCCGATGACGCAGATTAAACGAGACCGTGCTGCGGGCTTGAAAACTGGTGGCTTCATTTCAGGCTATCGCGGTTCGCCCCTTGGTAATTACGACCAGCAACTTCAAAAAAGTAAAATCTGGCTGGATCAACACAACGTAAAATTTCAACCCGGTGTAAATGAAGAATTGGCCGCGACCGCTGTGTGGGGAAGCCAACAACTCCATTTGTCGCCGGGCGCTGAATATGATGGCGTGTTTGGCATTTGGTACGGCAAAGGGCCGGGCGTTGATCGTTCGGGCGATGTTTTCAAACACGGTAATGCTGCAGGTAGCAGCAAGCATGGCGGCGTTTTGTGTTTGGCGGGTGATGACCATGCAGCCAAATCATCAACATTACCGCATCAGTCTGATCACGCCTTTATGAGCGCTGTGATGCCGATGCTTTATCCAAGTCATGCAGGTGAGTTTTTGGAACTGGGTTTGGCAGGCATTGCGATGTCGCGTTATTCTGGTTGCTGGACAGGCATGAAAGTGATCGCCGATACGATTGAAACCACCGGCGTGGTTGATCTTGCAGGTGAGATGCGCCAATTCGTTGAGCCGACTGATTTTGATATGCCTGAAGGCGGGCTCAATATTCGTTGGCCAGATGATCGCTGGGCACAGGACCAACGCTTGCAAGAGCAAAAAGCATATGCCGCTCTTGCGTGGGCACGAGCAAACAAGCTTGATCATGTTGTGATGGACACCAAACGTCCGCGCATTGGCATCATTGCGTCTGGCAAATCGTATGAAGACGTGCGTCAAGCACTGCGTGAATTAGAGATAGACGAGGTAACGGCCGACCGTCTCGGTCTTCGTGTCTACAAAGTAGCGATGCCTTGGCCACTAGAACCTTATGGCGTGCGAGAATTTGCTGAAGGTTTGGATACCATACTTGTGGTCGAAGAACGTCGTGAAATCATTGAAAATCAAATCAAACAGCAGCTCTACAATTGGACGCCGAACAAGCGACCAACGGTGATCGGCAAATTTGACCATGAAGACAAACCGTTGTTGCCATTGGGCACAGAGCTGACCACAGGCGTTATTGCCCGTGCAATTTGTAACCTTGTGATGAAGGTGCAAATGGATTCTGGCCTAAAAGAGCAATTGCAGAAAAAACTAGATTGGTTTGCTCGCCGTGCAGAAATGCGCAAGAAGCATGTGGCCGCGACTGAAAGATTGCCTTATTTCTGTTCTGGCTGCCCGCATAACTCATCAACAAAACTGCCAGACGGTAGCCGTGCGCTTGGCGGGATTGGGTGCCATTTTATGGTGCTTTGGATGGACCGCAATACGGAAACCTTTAGCCATATGGGTGGTGAAGGTATCGCGTGGACAGGATCAGCGCCTTACACCAAAGAAAATCATATTTTCGCTAACTTAGGCGACGGAACTTACTTCCACTCTGGCTCATTGGCCATCCGCCAAGCTGTATCCAGTGGTGCGAATATAACCTACAAAATTCTCTATAATGACGCTGTCGCCATGACAGGCGGGCAATCGGTGGACGGCAGCTTAACGCCTCCGCAAATCACGCACCAGTTGCACCATGAAGGTGTCAATAAAATCTATCTGATTTCAGATGAACCAGAGCGCTACCCACAATCATCTTTGGCGCCGGGCGTAACCCTAGGCCATCGCGACACACTTGATGCTGCTATGCTTGATTTGAAAGAAACACCAGGTTGTACGGCAATCGTTTATGATCAGACCTGTGCTGCGGAAAAACGACGTCGTCGTAAGCGTGGTTTGATGGAAGACCCATCAAAACGCGTCTTGATCAATTCAGCCGTTTGTGAAGGCTGTGGTGATTGTTCCGTTCAATCAAATTGCGTTTCGGTAGAACCACTGGAAACGCCACTTGGACGTAAGCGTAAGATCAATCAATCTTCCTGTAACAAGGACTTCTCCTGCGTAAACGGCTTCTGCCCGTCCTTTGTGACGGTTGAGGGTGCTGATTTGAAGAAGAGCGAAGGCCTTCAAAACGTCGATTTCTCCTTTCTGCCAGATGCGCAAAAAACGCCTGCATTAAACAAACCGTATAATATTGCTGTGACAGGCGTGGGCGGAACGGGTGTTTTGACTGTTGGCGCAATCATCGGCATGGCCGCGCACCTTGACGGAAAAGCTGCAAACATCCTCGATATGTCTGGCATTGCCCAAAAGGGCGGGGCGGTTATTAGTCATTTGAGACTTGCCGAGAATACAGAAGACATCGGATCTGCTCGCTTGTCGACAGGATCTGCTGATTTGCTGATCGCGGCTGATAATGTTGTTGCTGGCACCGTGGATGGTGTTGTGCTTTGCGAAGAGGATCACACATCAGGTGTCGTTAATTCCCACCTAACTCCAACGCAAGAATTTGTGCGTGAGCGCGATTTTGATTTCCAAGAATATGCGGTGATGGGTAAAATCAAAGATGCCGTTGGCGATGATCTCAGCACCCACAACTTCACAGAGATTGCTGAAGCAGCATGTGGTGACACCATTGCGACCAACATCATGATGGTTGGTTACGCCTATCAAACAGGTAAATTGCCAGTAACACGCGAGGCCATTGAACGAGCGGTTGAACTAAACGGCGTTGCTGTTGAATTTAACTTGCGTGCCTTTAACTGGGGGCGCTTGCTGGCTCATGATCCAGAACGCTTAAAAAACCTGCTTGGTGACTCTATGCCGAAGCATGTGGTCATTCCGCAAACCTTGGAAGAGATCGTTGAACACCGCGCCCAGCATTTGACGAAGTATCAAAATAAAGCACTCGCCAAACGTTTCCGCGCCTTCATGGCAAAATGTCAGGATGGAACGTTGAACGCTGGAGTGAGCGATACGATTACGGTTGAGATTGCCAGAAATTACGCAAAACTGCTTTCTTACAAAGATGAGTATGAAGTTGCGCGTCTCTTCACTACGCCAGAATTTGAGGCAGAAGTCGCTCAAACATTTGAAAAAGGCGGGCGTTTAAACTTCCATTTGGCGCCGCCGTTAATGTCGAAAATTGATCCGAATAATGGCCGACCAAAGAAAAAGAAATATGGTCCGTCCATGCTGCGCATGTTCCGTTTGATGAAGAAATTTAAGTTCTTGCGAGGGACGCCATTTGATATCTTCGGTTACACAGAAGAGCGTCGTGCTGAGCGTCAATTGATCAAGGATTACGAAAAGACAATCCGTCATGTGTTGAGACAAGTTTCGCGAAAAACCGAATCACTCGGCATCGAAATCGCAGCCTTGCCAAAAGATGTTCGAGGGTATGGCCCGATTAAAGAAAAGGCTATTGCTGAATATTATGCAAAAAATGCGGATTTGATGAACCGTCTCGACAATCCACCAGCGATTGAGCCAAAACGCTTGAAAGAAGCAGCGGAATAG
- a CDS encoding FAD-binding oxidoreductase: protein MALNLLTVNDTLGEYPSSYYTATASQAPLQPTLNDKVSAEVCIIGAGYTGLSAALHLARAGRRVVVLEAHRVGWGASGRNGGQLGTGQRRDQDELEAMLGKSAARDMWTLAEDAKRLVKSLISDLDIDCDYRAGIVHADHKRSYVKESEQYADFLQKEYGYDEISFLDQTSAREIVGSEGYYGGTLDLGAGHLHPLKFAIGLAKAAIEAGVQIYENSFVTEVREGEKAIVKTATGEVHCDTLLFATNGYLGNLGGKATAPCRHRVMPINNFIVVSEPLDGDFADSVLKNDYAVADSRFVVNYFRMVRDAPDKPKRLLFGGGENYGYKFPKDIKAFVKKPMVKVYPQMVPRVIDYGWGGTLAITVPRMPAFQRLSANMYSASGYSGHGVGMATMGGKMLADVVLGDSERFDLFQKVPKMGFPGNSLLRWPLLTAAMTYYAIRDRL from the coding sequence TTGGCGTTAAATCTGCTGACCGTGAATGATACGTTGGGTGAATATCCGTCATCCTACTATACGGCAACTGCGTCTCAAGCGCCGCTTCAACCGACATTGAATGACAAAGTTTCAGCCGAGGTCTGCATTATTGGCGCGGGATATACAGGCTTATCTGCCGCCCTTCATCTTGCACGAGCAGGACGGCGCGTTGTGGTGCTGGAGGCTCATCGTGTGGGGTGGGGCGCATCAGGGCGCAATGGTGGACAGCTTGGAACAGGGCAACGTCGCGACCAAGATGAGCTGGAAGCAATGCTCGGCAAGTCAGCCGCGCGCGACATGTGGACCTTGGCAGAAGATGCCAAAAGGCTCGTAAAATCCCTGATCAGCGATCTTGATATTGATTGTGATTACCGCGCAGGCATTGTGCACGCAGACCACAAAAGATCCTATGTGAAGGAAAGCGAGCAATATGCCGACTTTCTTCAAAAGGAATATGGGTACGATGAAATTTCGTTCCTTGATCAAACATCTGCGCGCGAGATCGTTGGGTCTGAAGGATATTATGGCGGAACGCTCGATTTAGGAGCAGGGCATCTTCATCCCCTCAAATTTGCCATTGGCCTCGCCAAGGCCGCGATTGAGGCAGGCGTCCAAATTTATGAAAATAGTTTCGTAACCGAGGTTCGCGAAGGCGAGAAGGCCATTGTTAAAACGGCCACTGGGGAAGTCCATTGCGATACGCTTCTCTTTGCCACCAATGGCTATCTCGGCAATCTAGGCGGTAAGGCAACGGCCCCATGCCGTCACCGCGTTATGCCGATCAACAATTTCATCGTTGTTAGTGAGCCCTTGGATGGTGATTTCGCTGATAGTGTGCTGAAGAACGATTATGCTGTGGCTGATAGCCGTTTCGTCGTGAATTATTTCAGAATGGTGCGCGATGCGCCTGATAAACCGAAACGACTGCTTTTTGGTGGTGGTGAGAATTATGGCTATAAATTTCCAAAAGATATTAAAGCCTTTGTGAAAAAGCCGATGGTCAAGGTTTATCCGCAAATGGTGCCGCGGGTGATCGATTATGGGTGGGGTGGTACGCTTGCGATCACCGTGCCACGAATGCCTGCTTTCCAGCGTCTCAGTGCAAATATGTATTCAGCCAGTGGTTATTCAGGCCATGGGGTCGGCATGGCAACCATGGGCGGCAAAATGCTGGCTGATGTGGTGCTTGGCGATAGTGAGCGTTTCGATCTCTTCCAAAAAGTACCAAAGATGGGTTTCCCTGGAAATTCACTCTTGCGCTGGCCATTGCTGACTGCTGCTATGACTTATTATGCAATTAGAGACAGGCTTTAA
- a CDS encoding NAD kinase, whose protein sequence is MTITFHFVASQADDAQQALQECLDLYGQCDAESADVIVALGGDGMMLQAVNSVLNKNKPIYGMNKGTIGFLMNEYSAEDLPKRVEQAVSTRIYPLSMTTVDVEGDISHALALNEVSLFRQSYQAAKLRISIDGKVRLPELICDGILCATPQGSTAYNFSAQGPIIPIRAPLLALTPISPFRPRRWNGALLPNQSHVKIEVLEHEKRPVNAVADHSEVKSVAEVRIHEDQSQSAVIMFDASHSWEDRILDEQFRNSG, encoded by the coding sequence GTGACTATTACTTTCCATTTTGTCGCCTCACAGGCGGATGACGCGCAACAAGCGCTGCAAGAATGCCTCGACCTTTATGGCCAGTGCGATGCGGAAAGTGCTGATGTTATTGTTGCCCTTGGTGGTGACGGTATGATGCTGCAAGCAGTCAATTCTGTCCTCAACAAAAACAAACCAATTTACGGTATGAACAAAGGAACCATTGGTTTCTTGATGAATGAATATAGCGCGGAAGACCTACCAAAGCGGGTTGAGCAAGCGGTATCAACGCGTATTTATCCGCTCTCCATGACGACAGTCGATGTCGAAGGCGATATTTCTCATGCCCTCGCCCTCAATGAGGTTTCGCTGTTTCGCCAATCTTATCAAGCGGCAAAATTGCGTATTTCAATTGATGGCAAAGTGCGGCTTCCAGAACTGATTTGTGATGGTATTTTGTGTGCAACGCCGCAAGGCAGCACGGCCTATAACTTTTCTGCTCAAGGCCCAATTATCCCAATCCGTGCGCCTTTATTGGCACTAACGCCGATCAGCCCCTTTAGACCAAGACGCTGGAATGGTGCTTTGTTGCCAAACCAATCCCACGTAAAGATTGAAGTGTTGGAGCACGAAAAACGCCCTGTGAACGCCGTTGCAGACCATAGCGAAGTTAAATCTGTGGCTGAGGTGCGCATCCATGAAGATCAAAGCCAAAGTGCTGTGATCATGTTTGATGCAAGCCATTCATGGGAAGACCGGATTTTGGACGAACAGTTTAGAAACTCAGGCTAA